The following proteins are co-located in the Methanobacterium aggregans genome:
- a CDS encoding Lrp/AsnC family transcriptional regulator, with product MDDTDMEILRSLVENSRITISQMSKEIDVPDATISNRLKKLEKNAIKQYTLILNPETLGLKVTAIIIIQTESEKHENVEKELSILKEVSEVYSISGEYDILIKVWAHSIQELNRIVNSKIRSVDGVEDLTEMIVMERVKEGVVPPMGPEK from the coding sequence ATGGATGATACAGACATGGAGATACTTCGTTCCCTTGTGGAAAATTCGAGGATTACCATCTCCCAGATGTCAAAGGAGATAGATGTACCAGATGCAACTATCTCCAACAGACTCAAAAAGCTGGAAAAAAATGCTATAAAACAATACACTCTGATACTGAACCCTGAAACATTAGGATTAAAGGTTACTGCAATAATCATAATTCAGACGGAGTCAGAAAAACACGAAAACGTTGAAAAAGAATTATCCATACTTAAAGAAGTTTCTGAGGTTTACAGCATCTCAGGAGAGTACGACATCTTAATCAAGGTATGGGCGCACAGCATACAAGAACTTAACAGGATAGTCAACAGTAAAATACGTTCCGTTGATGGAGTTGAAGATCTAACTGAAATGATAGTCATGGAACGTGTTAAGGAAGGGGTTGTGCCACCCATGGGACCTGAAAAATAG
- the rsmA gene encoding 16S rRNA (adenine(1518)-N(6)/adenine(1519)-N(6))-dimethyltransferase RsmA — protein MNLMSQTTNILKSNNIRLDKRKGQNYLINQGILSRIVDSAELSPEDTVLEIGAGIGTLTIPLAEQTKKVVAVEQDNKIAQVLKKRINDLDIRNVEVVVGDATRIDFPEFNKVVSNLPYKISSPITFKLLEHDFDFAVLMYQKEFAERMIAKSGEKNYSRLSVMMHFCAEVQMLFEVPPSAFIPSPKVSSAVIKLTPDKKENACGDDIFIRTSRALFQHKRKKVGNALLDSFHEIRKTDKQTAKTIVTGLNSDIINERAVNLNPEEILEISKEIRSVLDKLED, from the coding sequence ATGAACCTAATGTCTCAAACCACCAACATACTGAAATCCAACAACATAAGGCTTGACAAAAGAAAGGGACAAAATTACCTCATAAATCAAGGTATACTATCAAGGATAGTTGACAGTGCAGAACTATCCCCTGAAGATACTGTTCTTGAAATTGGGGCGGGTATTGGAACACTGACCATCCCCCTTGCAGAACAGACAAAAAAGGTTGTGGCTGTTGAACAGGACAATAAAATTGCACAGGTTCTGAAAAAACGGATCAATGACCTTGATATTCGTAACGTTGAGGTTGTTGTGGGAGATGCAACCCGGATAGATTTTCCTGAATTCAACAAGGTTGTTTCAAACCTTCCCTACAAAATTTCATCCCCAATAACATTCAAACTCCTTGAACATGACTTCGATTTTGCGGTACTCATGTATCAAAAGGAATTTGCAGAAAGAATGATTGCAAAGTCCGGTGAAAAGAATTATTCAAGGTTGTCTGTTATGATGCACTTCTGTGCAGAGGTTCAGATGCTCTTTGAGGTTCCACCATCTGCCTTCATTCCATCACCTAAAGTATCATCTGCAGTTATCAAATTAACTCCTGACAAAAAAGAAAATGCATGTGGCGATGATATCTTTATTAGAACTTCAAGGGCCCTCTTCCAGCATAAACGTAAAAAGGTGGGGAACGCACTCCTTGATTCATTCCATGAGATACGCAAAACTGACAAACAAACAGCAAAAACGATTGTTACAGGTTTAAATTCTGATATTATTAATGAAAGAGCTGTTAATCTAAATCCTGAGGAAATACTGGAGATTTCAAAGGAAATAAGATCAGTTTTAGATAAATTGGAAGATTAG
- a CDS encoding DUF655 domain-containing protein — protein sequence MEDHAIILDYLPLGYFKEGAPSFKRKPIAQAVGTEEFTILELIPKDMVQLDIHEKVYIGPGKRDKIARVNRRLRNDKLTATAKLELGYVIEEIIKDNESKFVEFFNEAGPISTRLHQIELLPGIGKKHMWDIINARQEKKFESFDDIKKRVPMLSDPVKLIVKRVLLELEVTDDKRGKRKYVLFTRPPKRQF from the coding sequence ATGGAAGATCATGCGATTATTCTTGACTATCTTCCTTTAGGTTATTTTAAGGAAGGTGCGCCTTCATTTAAAAGGAAACCCATAGCTCAGGCCGTGGGCACAGAGGAATTTACTATCCTCGAACTTATTCCAAAGGACATGGTTCAACTGGACATACATGAAAAGGTTTACATTGGCCCTGGAAAAAGGGACAAAATAGCCCGTGTGAACAGACGTCTGCGAAATGATAAACTAACTGCCACAGCAAAGTTAGAACTGGGATACGTTATTGAAGAAATTATAAAGGACAACGAAAGTAAATTCGTGGAATTCTTCAATGAAGCCGGCCCAATATCCACCAGACTTCACCAGATCGAACTTCTGCCCGGAATTGGGAAGAAACACATGTGGGACATAATAAATGCAAGGCAGGAGAAGAAGTTCGAGAGCTTTGATGATATCAAAAAAAGAGTTCCCATGTTATCAGACCCTGTAAAACTTATTGTGAAACGTGTTCTTCTTGAACTCGAAGTAACAGACGATAAGAGAGGAAAGAGAAAATATGTGCTCTTTACAAGACCTCCAAAACGTCAGTTCTAA
- the cfbA gene encoding sirohydrochlorin nickelochelatase, giving the protein MDTNSSSKNKIGVLLVGHGSRLPYGKDVVSHIADIYRKNGDYAVEVGFMNMSKPSIPQAINKLAADGAEKIVVTPVFLAHGVHTTQDIPRILGLNNGHDEEGHDHAHGHDHHHDNGSDEEINFEGEIIYTEPLGADARIAEIIKDRVNDAL; this is encoded by the coding sequence ATGGATACAAATTCAAGCTCAAAAAATAAGATAGGCGTCCTGCTTGTGGGGCACGGAAGCAGATTACCCTACGGTAAAGACGTTGTAAGTCATATTGCAGATATTTACAGGAAGAATGGGGATTACGCAGTTGAAGTGGGATTTATGAACATGTCAAAACCATCAATACCCCAGGCAATAAACAAGCTTGCAGCAGATGGTGCTGAAAAGATCGTTGTAACTCCAGTATTCCTTGCACACGGAGTCCACACAACACAGGACATACCCCGTATTCTGGGCCTGAACAACGGTCATGATGAAGAGGGACACGACCACGCCCATGGACACGACCATCACCATGACAATGGTTCAGATGAAGAAATAAATTTTGAAGGCGAAATAATCTACACCGAACCATTAGGTGCCGATGCTAGAATCGCCGAAATAATAAAAGATAGGGTCAACGATGCCCTCTGA
- a CDS encoding HemK2/MTQ2 family protein methyltransferase → MFEYNETYYYIHENVYEPAEDTFLLASNLQTGRKDRVLEIGTGTGLIAITAAKKSMNVVATDINPHAIECASKNIITNRTYNVELRRGDLFEAVEGEKFDLILFNTPYLPTGEDEFIENELNAAWDGGKDGREVIDRFLDDLIEHLNSNGRVQLVQSSLSDNDKTLEKLESMGFEASITAKEHAFFEEIVVITGILK, encoded by the coding sequence ATGTTTGAATACAATGAAACTTACTACTACATCCACGAAAACGTGTATGAACCTGCAGAGGACACATTCCTCCTTGCCAGCAACCTTCAAACTGGTAGAAAAGATCGTGTACTTGAAATAGGAACCGGAACCGGTTTAATAGCAATCACTGCTGCCAAAAAATCCATGAACGTTGTTGCAACCGACATAAACCCCCATGCAATTGAATGTGCCTCAAAAAACATAATAACCAACAGAACCTACAATGTTGAACTCAGGAGAGGAGATCTTTTCGAAGCTGTTGAAGGTGAGAAATTTGATTTAATCCTGTTCAACACCCCATACCTTCCAACTGGAGAGGATGAATTTATTGAAAACGAGTTAAATGCTGCGTGGGATGGGGGCAAAGATGGAAGAGAAGTTATTGACAGATTTCTTGATGATCTCATTGAACATCTGAATTCCAATGGAAGGGTTCAGCTCGTTCAGTCTTCACTCTCTGATAATGATAAAACCCTTGAAAAACTGGAGAGTATGGGATTTGAAGCCAGCATAACTGCAAAGGAGCATGCTTTCTTTGAAGAGATTGTAGTTATAACTGGAATTTTAAAGTAG
- a CDS encoding Zn-ribbon domain-containing OB-fold protein, whose amino-acid sequence MKDIVRGWRHIPQRYSLIGSKCSQCGKVFFPKRVICPECRRKGKIEDIHLKGNGKIYTYSVINTPTDEFKSLAPYVVAIIELEEGAKITSQIVDCNPEEVEIGDEVELVFRKIKTEGEDGVISYGYKFKLKK is encoded by the coding sequence ATGAAAGACATCGTTAGAGGTTGGCGCCATATACCACAGCGGTACAGTCTCATAGGATCAAAATGTTCACAATGCGGAAAGGTTTTCTTCCCAAAAAGAGTTATATGTCCAGAATGCAGGCGAAAAGGTAAAATAGAGGACATACATCTTAAAGGAAATGGGAAAATATACACTTACTCTGTTATAAACACCCCCACAGATGAATTCAAAAGTCTGGCACCCTACGTGGTGGCAATTATTGAACTTGAGGAAGGTGCAAAGATAACTTCTCAAATAGTGGACTGCAACCCTGAAGAAGTTGAAATAGGCGATGAAGTTGAGTTGGTCTTTAGAAAGATAAAAACAGAAGGCGAAGACGGAGTGATCTCATATGGATACAAATTCAAGCTCAAAAAATAA
- a CDS encoding magnesium transporter, with amino-acid sequence MYLSEFIKKTVINQEGNRLARVKDVIVSSDIPYPIIKALSIETSSKDQLTVPWKYVDEMKREIKLKTDLDGIEEYKITRSDIRLVEDVLDRQVVDIEDKKIRRVNDLKLSATNGYYHVIGVDIGVHGILRRLGFERIIKTLGIKTEEDIIAWNDIDTLRSDYSKVKLKVPKQNLKKLHPADIAEIVDQLGLNESITILNSLDDEAAADTLEEVSPERQVSLLEGMDSKRAADLLDEMSPDDAADLLGDLPDEKAEELLTLMKPEESKDLRKLLEYPENTAGGIMTTEFASVEEDMTVQEVLNFLRKLGQDVETIYYIYVKSVSGDLVGVMSLRELLLADPTKKISDFMVTDIINADVMEDQYEVAKKIAKYNLLALPVVENEKNIRGIITVDDAIDIVLPTAWKKKVPRMFR; translated from the coding sequence TTGTACTTAAGCGAGTTTATCAAAAAAACAGTCATAAATCAGGAAGGAAATAGATTAGCCCGAGTTAAAGATGTTATAGTGTCCTCAGACATTCCATATCCAATAATAAAGGCTTTGAGCATAGAAACGTCTTCAAAGGATCAGTTAACAGTTCCCTGGAAGTACGTAGATGAAATGAAAAGGGAAATAAAGCTCAAAACAGATTTAGATGGTATTGAAGAGTATAAAATTACCAGAAGCGATATAAGGCTTGTGGAAGACGTGTTGGACCGACAGGTTGTTGACATAGAGGACAAGAAGATAAGACGGGTTAACGATTTGAAACTGTCAGCCACCAATGGTTATTACCACGTGATCGGGGTGGATATAGGGGTTCACGGCATATTGAGAAGACTGGGCTTTGAAAGGATCATAAAAACCCTTGGCATAAAAACGGAAGAGGACATAATTGCCTGGAATGACATAGACACCCTTAGAAGTGACTACTCAAAGGTAAAACTCAAAGTACCAAAACAGAACCTTAAAAAGCTTCACCCTGCAGATATAGCAGAGATTGTGGATCAGCTGGGCCTTAACGAGTCCATAACAATACTGAATTCATTGGATGATGAAGCTGCTGCAGACACCCTTGAAGAAGTTTCACCTGAAAGACAAGTATCTCTCCTTGAAGGAATGGACAGCAAACGTGCCGCAGACCTCCTGGATGAAATGTCACCTGACGATGCTGCAGATCTTCTCGGAGACCTTCCTGATGAAAAAGCAGAGGAACTCTTAACCTTGATGAAACCTGAGGAGTCCAAAGACCTCCGAAAACTTCTTGAATACCCTGAAAACACAGCTGGTGGAATAATGACAACAGAATTTGCATCAGTTGAGGAGGATATGACTGTTCAGGAGGTTCTGAACTTTTTAAGGAAACTGGGGCAGGATGTTGAAACCATTTACTACATCTACGTGAAATCGGTTTCTGGTGATCTTGTGGGGGTAATGTCCCTCAGAGAACTTTTACTTGCAGATCCAACCAAAAAAATCTCTGATTTCATGGTGACGGACATAATAAATGCTGATGTTATGGAGGATCAGTACGAGGTTGCAAAGAAGATAGCCAAGTACAACCTCTTGGCACTGCCCGTGGTTGAGAATGAGAAAAATATAAGGGGAATAATCACTGTTGATGATGCAATAGACATAGTACTGCCTACAGCATGGAAGAAAAAAGTTCCAAGGATGTTCAGGTAG
- a CDS encoding carboxymuconolactone decarboxylase family protein yields the protein MNKNPYELFQKELPELAARFNDLVEVQRDLKGLDPKTKQLINIAIQTANKNPMGVKMHAAMAKKSGAKREEVIGAVAMNLHLSGLANVLECLPAAVEGFDVNTKHL from the coding sequence ATGAACAAAAATCCCTACGAGTTATTTCAAAAGGAACTTCCTGAGCTTGCAGCACGTTTCAACGATTTGGTAGAAGTACAGCGTGATTTAAAAGGATTGGACCCAAAAACTAAGCAGTTAATAAACATAGCCATCCAAACTGCAAATAAAAACCCCATGGGAGTTAAGATGCATGCAGCTATGGCCAAGAAATCTGGTGCGAAAAGGGAAGAAGTGATTGGTGCAGTTGCAATGAACCTTCACCTTTCAGGCCTTGCAAATGTACTGGAATGTCTTCCAGCTGCAGTTGAAGGGTTTGATGTAAACACGAAGCATCTCTAG
- a CDS encoding Nramp family divalent metal transporter, with amino-acid sequence MDFKILLRSFKGPRMASLILFLSIMGPGIITATVDNDAGGITTYSLAGANFGYTLLWTFIPMLVALAVVQEMGVRMGVVSGKGLADLIREKVGVKITFFVMIALLVANFGNTLAEFSGIAVSTGMFGIPKYIALPVAALFVWGLVIKGNYRSVEKIFIGASLVYLSYIIAGLLAHPNWGLALHSVAVPQIDMSAAYITMVIGLVGTTIAPWMQFYLQSSVVEKGISIKDLKYSKIDAIVGPAFTCIVAFFIVLACASTIFSNGVVVNDVGDVSRALLPLAGQYASGLFALGFLNASLFAAVILPLSTAYYVCESLGLETGISKSFREAPVFHGLYLGIIVLAAIVIMLPNIPLLPILYLSQVANGILLPFILIFMLLIINDRSIMGEYVNSRIFNYIAWATVIIVIGLSLGLVATSFM; translated from the coding sequence TTGGATTTCAAAATTTTGCTTAGATCATTTAAAGGCCCAAGAATGGCCAGTTTAATCCTCTTTCTGTCAATTATGGGTCCTGGTATAATAACAGCCACGGTTGACAACGATGCTGGGGGAATAACCACATACAGCCTTGCAGGTGCCAACTTCGGCTACACCCTGCTCTGGACCTTCATACCAATGCTAGTAGCGCTTGCTGTTGTACAGGAAATGGGAGTGCGTATGGGTGTTGTATCTGGAAAAGGTCTTGCAGACCTTATAAGAGAGAAAGTTGGGGTTAAAATCACATTTTTCGTGATGATAGCCCTTCTGGTGGCCAACTTCGGAAACACCCTGGCTGAATTTTCAGGTATTGCAGTGAGCACAGGAATGTTTGGGATACCCAAGTACATTGCCCTGCCAGTAGCGGCCCTATTTGTCTGGGGACTAGTTATAAAGGGCAACTACCGCAGTGTTGAGAAGATATTCATAGGCGCATCCCTTGTGTACCTTTCCTACATCATTGCGGGCCTTCTTGCCCATCCTAACTGGGGACTGGCCCTTCACAGTGTTGCGGTGCCCCAGATAGACATGAGTGCAGCTTACATAACCATGGTAATAGGACTGGTGGGTACAACCATAGCTCCCTGGATGCAGTTTTACCTCCAGTCCTCGGTTGTTGAGAAGGGAATCTCCATCAAGGATCTGAAGTACTCCAAAATCGATGCAATAGTTGGGCCTGCATTCACATGTATCGTGGCATTTTTCATAGTCCTTGCATGCGCATCAACCATATTCTCAAACGGTGTGGTTGTAAACGATGTTGGAGATGTTTCAAGGGCGTTGCTTCCACTTGCAGGGCAGTATGCCAGTGGACTTTTTGCACTGGGATTTTTAAATGCATCACTATTTGCAGCAGTTATACTACCTCTGTCAACTGCTTACTACGTCTGTGAAAGTCTGGGTCTTGAAACCGGAATTTCAAAAAGCTTCAGGGAAGCACCGGTATTCCATGGACTGTACCTGGGAATTATAGTGCTTGCAGCAATCGTTATAATGCTCCCTAACATCCCACTTTTACCTATACTCTACCTTTCACAGGTTGCAAATGGAATATTGCTCCCATTCATCCTGATATTCATGCTGCTCATAATAAACGATAGAAGTATCATGGGGGAATACGTTAACTCCAGGATTTTCAACTACATAGCCTGGGCCACTGTGATAATAGTCATTGGGTTAAGTCTGGGCCTTGTTGCAACGAGTTTCATGTGA